CCGTCCCACCAACTTCAAGGATGACAACCTCTGCGCCTGTTTCTTTTTCGACCAGGCCGATTCGCCTTTTGATCTCGTTTGTGATATGGGGGATCACCTGGATCGTCCCACCGAGATAGTCTCCGCGGCGTTCCTTCGAAATGATCTCCGCATATACCTGACCGGTCGTAAAGTTGCTGACCCGGCTCAGGCGGATATCGATGAATCGTTCGTAGTGGCCCAGGTCGAGGTCCGTTTCTGCGCCGTCATCGAGCACATACACTTCCCCATGCTGGTAGGGCGACATCGTGCCAGGATCTACATTGATGTACGGATCCAGTTTCTGAACCGCCACCTTGAAACCGCGCTCCTTCAAGAGCAAGCCTGTCGCCGCCGCGGTCACGCCTTTTCCAACCGACGACACCACTCCGCCGGTAAAAAACAGATATTTTGTTGCCATTATTCTTTCTCCTAATTTCCACTCTCCCGCTCGTGAGGGAGGTGAAATACAAAAGAGAATGGGGAGGGCGTTATGCCCTCCCCATTCGGGGTAGTTTCATTTTGGAAAAAAACCTTTTCGCTTCATCCGACCAGTTTCACGAGGTCTTCGGCGGCTCGTCTCATTTCAAGGAAGACCATGCCGAGTTTTGCTTCGTGACGCGCCATGGCGGTAAGCACGGCTTCCTCGCCGATGGCGGTCAAGACAATCGAGCCTTTATCGCCTTTAATATAAACCTGCTCCAGCCCGCCGCGCCCCAACTCGCCGGAGATACGTTCACCCAGGCTCAACATG
This portion of the Anaerolineales bacterium genome encodes:
- a CDS encoding roadblock/LC7 domain-containing protein; translation: MAPSRAEQLVERLRTMQAAAPDIEASAIVSVDGLIMASALQQGVEEDRVSAMSAAMLSLGERISGELGRGGLEQVYIKGDKGSIVLTAIGEEAVLTAMARHEAKLGMVFLEMRRAAEDLVKLVG